One genomic window of Sphingopyxis sp. OPL5 includes the following:
- a CDS encoding neutral zinc metallopeptidase, which translates to MRLDDYDPGDDIRDLGRGGGGFGGGGGGGGMGGLLIGLLPMLLGRKMGCGTILLLGALAFMFFGGGMNMLSGGGGTVDPQADSRGGTNVACDTAAEKFACNVFGSTHQVWGNLISNYQRPTLNFFTDQNRSGCGAAQAAMGPFYCPADQGVYLDTAFFNELAQRFGAAGDAAQAYVVAHEVGHHIQTITGISDKVRQAQQRASQAEGNAYQVRMELQADCYAGVWANRARNSAGQPVMEPGDLEEAMTAANAIGDDTLMRSAGQRPVPESFTHGTSEQRMSWLRRGLQTGDPRQCDTFSAAI; encoded by the coding sequence ATGCGCCTCGACGATTATGATCCCGGCGACGATATCCGCGACCTCGGCCGCGGCGGCGGCGGATTTGGCGGCGGCGGGGGCGGCGGCGGCATGGGCGGGCTGCTCATCGGACTGCTCCCGATGCTGCTCGGGCGCAAGATGGGCTGCGGCACGATCCTCCTGCTCGGCGCGCTCGCCTTCATGTTTTTCGGTGGCGGCATGAATATGTTGTCGGGCGGCGGCGGCACCGTCGATCCGCAGGCCGACAGCCGCGGCGGGACCAACGTCGCCTGCGACACGGCGGCAGAAAAATTCGCGTGCAATGTCTTCGGCTCGACGCATCAGGTGTGGGGCAATCTTATCAGCAATTACCAGCGCCCGACGCTCAATTTCTTCACCGACCAGAACCGGTCGGGCTGCGGCGCGGCGCAGGCGGCGATGGGCCCCTTCTATTGCCCCGCCGATCAGGGCGTCTATCTCGACACCGCCTTCTTCAACGAACTCGCGCAGCGTTTCGGCGCCGCGGGCGACGCCGCGCAGGCCTATGTCGTCGCGCACGAAGTCGGTCACCATATCCAGACGATCACCGGTATTTCGGACAAGGTCCGTCAGGCACAGCAACGCGCCTCACAGGCCGAGGGCAATGCCTATCAGGTGCGCATGGAATTGCAGGCCGATTGTTATGCCGGGGTCTGGGCGAACCGCGCGCGCAACAGCGCCGGCCAACCCGTGATGGAACCCGGCGACCTGGAAGAGGCGATGACCGCCGCCAATGCGATCGGCGACGACACGCTGATGCGCTCGGCGGGCCAGCGCCCGGTCCCCGAAAGCTTCACCCACGGCACGAGCGAACAGCGCATGAGCTGGCTGCGCCGCGGCCTGCAGACCGGGGACCCCCGCCAGTGCGACACCTTCAGCGCCGCCATCTGA
- a CDS encoding metal-dependent hydrolase family protein: MRHLQRRHLIAAAAATLLATSAPAAAETLYVTAGRLIDGVTDEVRTGHCITVEGERIKEVAPCGKAPDGARVIDWSAYTVLPGLIDLHTHLADLGQSADLAAPMKASPAETALVGARNARVTLDAGFTSVRDVGTYRGLTDVTLRNAIERGDVPGPRMWVAGAYLTIPGGGGELNGVVPNDQLPADMRLGVAATPEEAAAKTTYLLDHGADFIKTIATGAVLAIGTEPGAPELTPEQLRAIVKVAHARGKRVTAHAHGAIGIRNAIEAGVDSIEHASLADEATLRLAKQHGTWLAMDIYNGDYIDDIGTKEGWPAEYLRKNRETTDAQRAAFKRAVELQVNIGFATDAGVYPHGLNARQFAYMVRYGMTPMQAIQSATGRAAEEMGRTDIGVLVPGRYADMVVVKADPLTDIGALEKIDHVMKGGVLIR; the protein is encoded by the coding sequence GTGCGACACCTTCAGCGCCGCCATCTGATCGCCGCCGCAGCGGCGACCCTTCTGGCGACATCGGCCCCGGCCGCAGCGGAAACGCTGTATGTCACGGCGGGGCGGCTGATCGACGGCGTCACCGACGAGGTGCGCACCGGCCACTGCATCACGGTCGAGGGCGAGCGGATCAAGGAGGTTGCACCGTGCGGCAAGGCGCCCGACGGCGCCAGGGTGATCGACTGGTCGGCCTACACCGTGCTGCCGGGCCTGATCGACCTCCACACCCACCTCGCCGACCTTGGCCAGAGCGCCGACCTCGCCGCGCCGATGAAGGCGTCGCCCGCCGAAACCGCGCTCGTCGGCGCGCGCAACGCCCGCGTGACCCTCGACGCCGGGTTCACCAGCGTCCGCGACGTCGGCACCTATCGCGGCCTCACCGACGTGACGCTGCGCAATGCGATCGAGCGTGGCGACGTGCCGGGTCCGCGCATGTGGGTCGCCGGCGCCTATCTCACCATCCCCGGCGGCGGCGGCGAACTCAACGGCGTCGTCCCGAACGATCAGTTGCCCGCCGACATGCGCCTCGGCGTCGCGGCGACGCCCGAGGAAGCGGCCGCTAAAACGACCTACCTGCTCGACCATGGCGCCGATTTCATCAAGACGATCGCGACCGGCGCGGTGCTCGCGATCGGCACCGAACCCGGCGCCCCCGAACTGACGCCCGAGCAGCTCCGTGCGATCGTGAAGGTCGCCCACGCCCGCGGCAAACGCGTCACCGCGCACGCCCATGGCGCGATCGGCATCCGCAATGCGATCGAAGCGGGGGTCGACAGCATCGAACATGCCAGCCTCGCCGACGAAGCGACGCTCCGCCTCGCCAAGCAGCACGGCACCTGGCTCGCGATGGACATCTACAACGGCGATTACATCGACGACATCGGGACCAAGGAGGGCTGGCCCGCCGAATATCTGCGCAAGAACCGCGAGACCACCGATGCCCAGCGCGCGGCGTTCAAGCGCGCGGTCGAGTTGCAGGTCAATATCGGCTTCGCGACCGACGCCGGAGTCTATCCGCACGGCCTCAACGCCCGCCAGTTCGCCTATATGGTGCGCTATGGCATGACGCCGATGCAGGCGATCCAGTCCGCCACCGGGCGCGCCGCCGAGGAAATGGGCCGTACCGACATCGGCGTCCTCGTGCCGGGGCGCTATGCCGACATGGTCGTGGTCAAGGCCGACCCGCTGACCGACATCGGCGCGCTCGAAAAGATCGATCATGTGATGAAGGGCGGAGTGCTGATCCGATGA
- a CDS encoding HPP family protein → MSKPEPSRLFIPLLAGASLRDRMIGSIGALMGIGLAGLICAAMFPASMPWIIAPIGASAVLLFAVPSSPLAQPWSIVGGNAISAIVGIVVAQAVSTPALAAALAVSTAILVMSLLRCLHPPGGAVALSAVLGWSTFGSHVVDFLVPVLINSLVLVAIGMFFHRFSGHSYPHRARPVDGKTLVPAPLGLQMADIDAALDDLGETFDISREDLALLLERAEVHAASRMGKS, encoded by the coding sequence GTGTCGAAGCCCGAGCCGAGTCGTTTGTTCATTCCGCTGCTCGCCGGCGCGAGCCTGCGCGACCGGATGATCGGCAGCATCGGCGCGTTGATGGGCATCGGCCTTGCCGGGCTGATCTGCGCCGCGATGTTTCCGGCGTCGATGCCGTGGATCATCGCGCCGATCGGGGCGTCGGCGGTGCTGTTGTTCGCGGTGCCATCGAGCCCGCTCGCGCAGCCATGGTCGATCGTCGGGGGCAATGCCATCTCCGCGATCGTCGGTATCGTCGTCGCGCAGGCGGTGTCGACCCCGGCCCTCGCCGCCGCGCTCGCCGTGTCGACCGCGATCCTGGTGATGTCGCTGCTGCGCTGCCTCCACCCCCCGGGCGGCGCGGTGGCGCTGAGCGCGGTGCTCGGCTGGTCGACCTTCGGCAGCCATGTCGTCGACTTCCTCGTGCCGGTGCTGATCAATTCGCTCGTCCTCGTCGCGATCGGCATGTTTTTCCACCGCTTTTCGGGGCACAGCTATCCGCATCGGGCGCGGCCGGTGGACGGGAAGACCCTGGTTCCCGCGCCGTTGGGCCTGCAAATGGCGGACATCGACGCCGCGCTCGACGACCTGGGCGAGACCTTCGACATCAGCCGTGAGGATCTGGCGCTGTTGCTCGAGCGCGCCGAGGTTCATGCGGCGTCGCGGATGGGCAAAAGCTAG
- a CDS encoding alpha/beta hydrolase family protein, which translates to MRNFILPSAIALAAALSTPALARPMTEVDLATLKRVAAPTASPDGRWVVYQMTETAPETYKRSTGLWVVDRNAKDAAPVRIADTAGKNETDPAFHKDGMLFFLSNASGKSQLWRIDLQSMNTPAVQVTDTKADVSGFKISPDGTKLLAWGDIAKECTTFGCDAKDKGALPGPGTGRLYKDGVGFVRHWDEWETPGTYSRPFVFNLVGGKATTERAVDAGVTGDSPSKPFGGGEELAWGTDSRTVYFTLRKADRGEPMSTNLDIYSWLVDSRMMPQNLTEANAATDTLPTPSPDGKFLAYAAMARPTYEADRQVLMLRDLSTGETRKLTDAWDRSVASIVWAPDGKSLYVTAQDVLDHPVFKVDAKTGKVEKLKATTDQWEGNIGDVTPLPGGALLYSRNSIADPTELFVRNAKGKVTRLTEVNKAQMAEIDPVDVKRLQFAGANGDTVWGQIVKPAKAEGKLPVAFLIHGGPQSSFGNGWSTRWNPRLFSAPGYAAVTIDFHGSTGYGQAFTDSINKDWGGKPLEDLKLGLAAAGKQDMSLDVTNACALGGSYGGYMTNWIAGQWPDGFKCLVQHDGVFDARAMAYETEELWFDEWEHGGTYYDVPQEYEKWNPVNHVAKWKTPMLVITSEKDFRIPYTQGIASFTALQRRGIPSQLLVFPDENHWVLKGQNSVQWYGTVFDWLGSYLKK; encoded by the coding sequence ATGCGTAACTTCATCCTGCCCAGCGCGATCGCGCTCGCCGCCGCTCTCTCCACCCCTGCCCTCGCCCGGCCGATGACCGAAGTCGACCTCGCGACGCTCAAGCGCGTCGCCGCGCCGACCGCCTCGCCCGACGGACGATGGGTGGTCTATCAGATGACCGAGACCGCGCCCGAGACGTATAAGCGCTCGACCGGACTGTGGGTCGTCGATCGCAACGCCAAGGATGCCGCGCCGGTCCGGATCGCCGATACCGCGGGCAAGAATGAAACTGACCCGGCCTTCCACAAGGACGGCATGCTGTTCTTCCTCTCCAACGCTTCGGGAAAGAGCCAGCTCTGGCGCATCGACCTCCAGTCGATGAACACGCCGGCCGTGCAGGTGACCGATACCAAGGCTGACGTTTCGGGCTTCAAGATTTCGCCCGACGGCACCAAGCTGCTCGCCTGGGGCGACATCGCCAAGGAATGCACGACCTTCGGCTGCGACGCCAAGGACAAGGGCGCGCTGCCCGGCCCCGGCACCGGCCGCCTGTACAAGGACGGCGTCGGCTTCGTCCGCCATTGGGACGAATGGGAGACGCCGGGCACCTACAGCCGCCCCTTCGTCTTCAACCTTGTGGGCGGCAAGGCGACGACCGAGCGCGCGGTCGACGCCGGCGTGACCGGCGATAGCCCCTCCAAACCCTTCGGCGGCGGCGAGGAACTCGCCTGGGGGACCGACAGCCGCACCGTCTATTTCACGCTGCGCAAGGCCGACCGCGGCGAACCGATGTCGACCAACCTCGATATCTACAGCTGGCTGGTCGACAGCCGGATGATGCCCCAGAATTTGACCGAGGCGAATGCGGCGACCGACACCCTGCCCACCCCCTCGCCCGACGGCAAGTTTCTGGCGTACGCGGCAATGGCGCGGCCGACCTATGAGGCCGACCGCCAAGTGCTCATGCTCCGCGACCTGTCGACCGGCGAGACGCGCAAGCTGACCGACGCCTGGGATCGCTCGGTCGCCTCGATCGTCTGGGCCCCCGACGGCAAGTCGCTCTATGTCACCGCGCAGGATGTACTCGATCATCCGGTGTTCAAGGTCGATGCCAAGACCGGCAAGGTCGAAAAGCTCAAGGCCACCACCGACCAGTGGGAAGGCAATATCGGCGACGTCACCCCGCTGCCGGGCGGCGCTTTGCTCTACAGCCGCAACAGCATCGCCGACCCGACCGAGCTGTTCGTCCGCAACGCCAAGGGCAAGGTTACCCGGCTGACCGAAGTCAACAAGGCGCAAATGGCCGAGATCGATCCCGTCGACGTCAAGCGGCTGCAATTCGCGGGCGCGAACGGCGACACCGTCTGGGGCCAGATCGTCAAGCCCGCGAAGGCCGAGGGCAAGCTGCCCGTCGCCTTCCTGATTCACGGCGGCCCGCAGTCGAGCTTCGGCAACGGCTGGTCGACGCGCTGGAACCCGCGGCTGTTCTCAGCACCGGGCTATGCTGCGGTGACGATCGATTTCCACGGCTCGACCGGCTACGGTCAGGCCTTCACCGACAGCATCAACAAGGATTGGGGCGGCAAGCCACTTGAGGATCTGAAGCTCGGCCTCGCCGCGGCGGGCAAGCAGGATATGTCGCTCGACGTGACCAACGCCTGCGCGCTCGGCGGCTCCTATGGCGGCTACATGACCAACTGGATCGCGGGCCAATGGCCCGACGGCTTCAAATGCCTCGTCCAGCACGACGGCGTCTTCGACGCCCGCGCCATGGCCTATGAAACCGAGGAACTATGGTTCGACGAGTGGGAGCATGGCGGCACCTATTACGACGTTCCGCAAGAATATGAAAAATGGAACCCGGTCAATCACGTGGCCAAGTGGAAGACCCCGATGCTGGTGATCACCAGCGAAAAGGATTTCCGCATCCCCTATACGCAGGGCATCGCCAGCTTCACCGCCCTCCAGCGCCGCGGCATCCCGTCGCAACTGCTGGTCTTCCCCGACGAGAATCATTGGGTGCTGAAGGGTCAGAACAGCGTGCAATGGTATGGCACGGTGTTCGACTGGCTCGGCAGCTATCTGAAGAAATAG
- a CDS encoding valine--tRNA ligase gives MPMEKTFDPAAIEAKWAHEWESRGLFRPARPDATPYTIVNPPPNVTGALHIGHALDNTLQDVLVRYERLRGKDALWVVGMDHAGIATQMVVERQLEARQDKRTNYSREDFIDKVWQWKAESGGQITGQLRRLGCSMDWSREQFTMDPHFTAAVVKVFVDLHKKGLIYRDKRLVNWDPKLKTAISDLEVETHEIQGGFWHFKYPLADGVTLDDGRDYIEVATTRPETMLADMAVAVNADDARYQSVIGKFVTLPITGRRVPIVADEHADPELGSGAVKITPGHDFNDFDVGKRAGFKPGEMLNMLDGDANVIQTADGLIPAEYLGLHRFKRDGIDGARELVVARMKEAGFLIAHVDKDGVEHDAEPRTIQTPFGDRGGVVIEPWLTDQWYVDAETLAQPPMAAVRDGRINIVPKTWEKTFFNWMENIQPWCVSRQLWWGHRIPAWYGPKKAPEDATITDITWTTEDVAFVAADEKELQSQLQSYYGAEKEFVILETELEYLDWDSAVSSNADLAEANRNKIPLYRDPDVLDTWFSSALWPFATLGWPEDTDLVKRHYPNDVLISGFDILFFWDARMAMQGMEFMGDVPWKTLYLHGLVRAPDGAKMSKSKGNVVDPLGLIDQYGADALRFFMAAMESQGRDIKMDDARLAGYRNFATKLWNAARFCEANGISASTSLAAPAATLPVNRWIIGEVAATVAAMDKSLADYRFDEAANTIYSFAWDRFCDWYLELIKGAIDDETKAVAGWVLDQILVMLHPFMPFITEELWTGLGDRADYPLITAKWPEPDAVRDTEASADIDWLIKLVGELRTAKAELGLPPGARLIAHFPPSLRTRTDKLAAQLDRLARLEAVSFDPAPAGASAQLVVEGETITVPLEGVIDIAAERDRLTKTLAAATKERDGLAGRLNNPSFVERAKPEAVEKARADHAAKDAEADRLTAALARLG, from the coding sequence ATGCCGATGGAAAAAACATTCGATCCCGCCGCTATCGAGGCGAAATGGGCCCATGAGTGGGAAAGCCGCGGGCTGTTTCGCCCCGCGCGCCCCGACGCGACACCCTATACGATCGTCAATCCGCCGCCGAACGTCACCGGCGCGCTGCACATCGGCCATGCGCTCGACAACACGCTGCAGGACGTCCTCGTCCGCTACGAACGCCTGCGCGGCAAGGATGCCTTATGGGTCGTCGGCATGGACCATGCCGGCATCGCGACGCAGATGGTCGTCGAACGCCAACTCGAAGCGCGGCAGGACAAGCGCACCAATTACAGCCGCGAAGATTTCATCGACAAGGTGTGGCAGTGGAAGGCCGAAAGCGGCGGCCAGATTACCGGCCAGCTCCGCCGCCTCGGCTGTTCGATGGACTGGAGCCGCGAGCAGTTCACCATGGACCCGCATTTCACCGCCGCGGTGGTCAAAGTGTTCGTCGACCTCCACAAAAAGGGGCTGATCTACCGCGACAAGCGGCTGGTGAACTGGGACCCGAAGCTCAAGACCGCGATTTCGGACCTCGAGGTCGAAACGCACGAAATCCAGGGCGGCTTCTGGCACTTCAAATATCCGCTCGCTGACGGCGTGACCCTCGACGATGGGCGCGACTATATCGAGGTCGCGACGACGCGCCCTGAAACGATGCTTGCCGATATGGCGGTCGCGGTGAACGCCGACGATGCGCGCTACCAAAGCGTGATCGGCAAGTTTGTGACGCTGCCGATCACTGGTCGCCGCGTCCCGATCGTCGCCGACGAACATGCCGATCCCGAACTGGGGTCGGGTGCGGTGAAGATCACGCCCGGACATGATTTCAACGACTTCGACGTCGGCAAGCGCGCGGGGTTCAAGCCCGGCGAGATGCTCAACATGCTCGACGGCGACGCGAACGTCATCCAGACCGCCGACGGGCTGATCCCGGCGGAATATCTCGGCCTCCACCGCTTCAAGCGCGACGGCATCGACGGCGCGCGCGAACTGGTCGTGGCGCGGATGAAGGAAGCCGGCTTCCTCATCGCGCATGTCGACAAGGACGGCGTCGAGCATGACGCCGAGCCGCGCACGATCCAGACGCCGTTCGGCGACCGTGGCGGCGTGGTGATCGAGCCCTGGCTGACCGACCAATGGTATGTCGACGCCGAAACCCTCGCACAGCCGCCGATGGCGGCGGTGCGCGACGGGCGCATCAACATCGTCCCCAAGACATGGGAAAAGACCTTCTTCAACTGGATGGAGAACATCCAGCCCTGGTGCGTCTCGCGCCAACTATGGTGGGGCCACCGGATTCCGGCTTGGTATGGGCCGAAGAAGGCACCCGAAGACGCGACCATCACTGACATCACATGGACCACCGAAGATGTGGCTTTCGTTGCGGCGGATGAAAAAGAACTCCAGAGCCAGCTTCAAAGCTATTATGGCGCCGAAAAAGAATTCGTGATCCTTGAAACGGAGCTGGAATATCTGGATTGGGATAGCGCTGTATCGAGCAACGCCGATCTAGCGGAAGCCAATCGCAACAAGATACCGCTATATCGCGACCCCGACGTCCTCGACACTTGGTTCTCCTCCGCCCTCTGGCCCTTCGCAACGCTTGGCTGGCCCGAAGACACCGACCTCGTCAAACGCCACTACCCCAATGACGTCCTCATCTCGGGCTTCGACATCCTCTTCTTCTGGGATGCGCGCATGGCGATGCAGGGGATGGAGTTCATGGGCGATGTCCCGTGGAAGACGCTCTATCTCCACGGCCTCGTCCGCGCGCCCGACGGCGCGAAGATGTCGAAGTCGAAGGGCAATGTCGTCGACCCGCTGGGGCTGATCGACCAATATGGCGCCGACGCGCTGCGCTTTTTCATGGCGGCGATGGAAAGCCAGGGCCGCGACATCAAGATGGATGACGCGCGCCTCGCCGGATACCGCAACTTCGCGACCAAGCTTTGGAACGCCGCGCGCTTCTGCGAAGCCAATGGCATTTCGGCCTCGACCAGCCTCGCCGCCCCCGCCGCAACGCTGCCGGTCAACCGCTGGATCATCGGCGAAGTCGCCGCAACCGTCGCGGCGATGGACAAATCGCTCGCCGACTACCGCTTCGACGAAGCCGCGAACACGATTTACAGCTTCGCGTGGGACCGTTTCTGCGACTGGTATCTCGAGCTGATCAAGGGTGCGATCGACGACGAGACGAAGGCCGTCGCCGGCTGGGTGCTCGACCAGATCCTCGTCATGCTCCACCCCTTCATGCCCTTCATCACCGAAGAGCTGTGGACCGGGCTCGGCGACCGCGCCGATTATCCGCTGATCACCGCCAAATGGCCCGAACCGGACGCCGTGCGCGACACCGAAGCCAGCGCCGATATCGATTGGCTGATCAAGCTCGTCGGCGAACTGCGCACCGCCAAGGCCGAACTCGGCCTCCCGCCGGGCGCCCGCCTCATCGCACACTTCCCGCCGTCGCTCAGGACCCGCACCGACAAGCTCGCGGCGCAGCTCGACCGCCTCGCGCGGCTCGAAGCCGTCAGCTTCGACCCCGCGCCCGCCGGTGCGTCGGCACAACTCGTCGTCGAAGGCGAGACGATCACCGTCCCGCTCGAAGGCGTGATCGACATCGCCGCCGAACGCGACCGCCTGACCAAGACGCTCGCCGCGGCGACGAAGGAACGCGACGGCCTCGCCGGCCGCCTGAACAATCCGTCCTTCGTCGAGCGCGCCAAGCCCGAAGCGGTCGAAAAGGCGCGCGCCGACCATGCCGCGAAGGACGCCGAGGCCGATCGCCTGACCGCCGCGCTGGCCCGTCTGGGGTGA
- a CDS encoding MATE family efflux transporter has product MDLTTGPIAKTLILFALPTLASNILQTLSGSVNAIWVGQFLGESALAATANANIIMFLMFGAFFGFGMAATVLIGQSMGRGDVDAARRATGGVIGLALIFSVVIAIVGWFASDQILHWLKTPPEAFALAHDYLRVTFLAVPASMLSVTLMMASRGAGDAVTPLRFMILAVVLDIAFNPILILGLGPFPRLGIAGSALATAVAGTIALIGMIGWFYAKNHVLRLRGHELSYLVPKWSELRFIIGRGLPMGAQMLVISGAGLVMVGLVNREGLVTAAAYGATLQLWNYIQMPALAVGAAVSSMAAQNIGAGRWDRVSSVTNSGIAINLAMTGVLIVLLLLFDRAALALFLGSGSDAIDVARNIQYIATWTFLPFGTTIVLISTLRANGSVVPPLIILFLSMFPIRLGIYYFGYPLIGSDILWWSFPLSSIASLAMAWAVYRRGGWRGAMRAPAAAG; this is encoded by the coding sequence ATGGACCTGACGACGGGGCCGATCGCCAAAACGCTGATTCTCTTCGCGCTGCCGACGCTGGCGTCGAATATTCTCCAAACGCTGTCGGGTTCGGTCAACGCCATCTGGGTCGGCCAGTTCCTCGGCGAAAGCGCACTCGCCGCGACCGCCAACGCCAACATCATCATGTTCCTGATGTTCGGCGCCTTCTTCGGCTTCGGCATGGCGGCGACCGTGCTCATCGGCCAGTCGATGGGCCGCGGCGACGTCGACGCCGCGCGCCGGGCGACCGGCGGCGTCATCGGCCTCGCGCTGATCTTCTCGGTGGTCATCGCGATCGTCGGCTGGTTCGCGTCCGATCAGATACTGCACTGGCTGAAAACCCCGCCCGAGGCCTTTGCGCTCGCGCACGACTATCTGCGCGTGACCTTCCTCGCCGTGCCCGCCTCGATGCTGTCGGTGACGCTGATGATGGCCTCGCGCGGCGCCGGCGATGCGGTGACGCCGCTGCGCTTCATGATCCTCGCCGTGGTGCTCGACATCGCCTTCAACCCGATCCTCATCCTCGGCCTCGGCCCCTTCCCGCGCCTCGGCATCGCGGGCAGCGCGCTGGCGACCGCCGTTGCCGGCACGATCGCGCTGATCGGCATGATCGGCTGGTTCTATGCGAAGAACCATGTCCTGCGCCTGCGCGGGCACGAACTGTCCTATCTGGTTCCCAAATGGAGCGAGCTGCGCTTCATCATCGGGCGCGGCTTGCCGATGGGCGCCCAGATGCTCGTCATTTCGGGTGCCGGCCTCGTCATGGTCGGGCTGGTCAACCGCGAGGGGCTCGTCACCGCCGCCGCCTATGGCGCGACGCTGCAGCTGTGGAACTATATCCAGATGCCCGCGCTCGCGGTCGGCGCCGCGGTCAGCTCGATGGCGGCGCAGAATATCGGCGCCGGGCGCTGGGATCGCGTGTCGTCGGTCACCAACAGCGGGATCGCGATCAATCTCGCGATGACCGGGGTGCTGATTGTCCTGCTGCTGCTCTTCGACCGCGCTGCGCTCGCGCTGTTCCTCGGCAGCGGCAGCGACGCGATCGATGTCGCGCGCAACATCCAGTATATCGCGACCTGGACCTTCCTGCCCTTCGGCACGACGATCGTCCTCATCAGCACGCTGCGCGCCAACGGTTCGGTGGTGCCGCCGCTGATCATCCTGTTCCTGTCGATGTTCCCGATCCGCCTCGGCATCTATTATTTCGGCTACCCGCTGATCGGCAGCGACATATTGTGGTGGAGCTTCCCGCTGTCCTCGATTGCCTCGCTCGCGATGGCATGGGCGGTGTACCGGCGCGGCGGCTGGCGCGGCGCGATGAGAGCGCCAGCGGCGGCCGGTTGA
- a CDS encoding sensor histidine kinase: MNMSDRKLAQSDRRARFLAAAPDWRASDARVNPRVAIGSILAMWMLYFLITTGLALLTGAPDQWEFVGRRAIVVVAGILCTFVLYQLLQRVQPKSFGARLAAALGTAIPLVVLYATINLLVFYYWFPGPDTKTIIAEVQEKYPVAWETVLILDSSIRWYFFFAVWAALYVAFGYANEMHAVERRADSYRIEAQTAQLRALHYQVNPHFLFNTLNSLSTLVLRGSKAEAETMIMNLASFLRSSLAIDPEQLVSLDEEIALQRLYLDIEQTRFPDRLHVEVTMPKELEHACVPVLILQPIIENAIKYGVAPSKGTIAIRLTASAEYGLLVLRIENDVDSAAPVPEPGTGLGLGNVRERLMTRYGPTAGCEWGKSDDGGFVVSLWLPFARQGC; this comes from the coding sequence ATGAACATGTCCGACCGCAAACTGGCCCAGAGCGATCGCCGCGCCAGATTCCTCGCCGCCGCGCCCGACTGGCGCGCCTCCGATGCCCGCGTCAATCCGCGCGTCGCCATCGGCTCGATCCTCGCGATGTGGATGCTCTATTTCCTCATTACCACCGGGCTCGCGCTGCTCACCGGCGCGCCCGACCAATGGGAGTTCGTCGGCCGGCGCGCGATCGTCGTCGTCGCGGGCATTCTGTGCACCTTCGTCCTCTATCAACTGCTCCAGCGCGTGCAGCCAAAGAGTTTCGGCGCCAGGCTGGCCGCCGCCCTGGGGACGGCGATTCCGCTGGTGGTTCTCTATGCGACGATCAACCTGCTGGTCTTCTACTATTGGTTTCCCGGCCCCGACACCAAGACGATCATCGCCGAAGTACAGGAAAAATATCCGGTCGCATGGGAAACGGTGCTGATCCTCGACAGCTCGATCCGCTGGTATTTCTTCTTCGCGGTGTGGGCGGCGCTCTATGTCGCCTTCGGCTATGCGAACGAGATGCACGCGGTCGAACGGCGCGCCGACAGCTATCGGATCGAGGCGCAGACCGCGCAGCTTCGTGCGCTCCATTACCAGGTCAATCCGCACTTCCTGTTCAACACGCTCAACTCGCTGTCGACCCTCGTCCTGCGCGGCTCGAAGGCGGAGGCCGAGACGATGATCATGAACCTCGCCTCCTTCCTGCGCTCGAGCCTCGCGATCGACCCCGAACAGCTCGTCAGCCTCGACGAGGAAATCGCGCTCCAGCGCCTCTATCTCGACATCGAACAGACGCGCTTTCCCGACCGGCTGCACGTCGAAGTGACGATGCCGAAGGAACTGGAGCATGCGTGCGTTCCGGTGCTGATCCTGCAACCGATCATCGAGAATGCGATCAAATATGGCGTCGCACCCAGCAAGGGCACGATCGCGATCCGCCTGACCGCCAGCGCCGAATACGGCCTGCTGGTGCTGCGTATCGAAAACGATGTCGATTCAGCGGCGCCGGTTCCCGAACCCGGCACCGGCCTGGGTCTCGGCAATGTGCGCGAGCGATTGATGACGCGCTATGGCCCGACCGCGGGCTGCGAATGGGGCAAGTCGGACGATGGCGGCTTCGTCGTCTCGCTGTGGCTGCCCTTCGCCAGGCAGGGGTGCTGA